CTGGGTCAACCGGGTGGACAACCTGTGGCCGCACGAGCAGCAGCCCCACGCCACGGTCCGGACGCTGGCGCAGTTGTGCGAATTGCTGGATTAAGAGCCGGCTACCGGGCCCGCTTTGCGCCGCCCAACGGCCATCGTGGCGGATCGGGAGGCGATCAGCGGCCTGCCTCCGGCGTGAGCTGCGCCACCGCCTCCAGCGCCGAGCGCACCGCGCCTTCCAGCGTGGCCGGGTAGGGCCCCTGCACGTAGTCGCCGCAGGCCAGCAGGCCGGGCGCGATGGCGATGGGCGGGCGCCGCAGCGCCGGCACGCAGGCGAAGGTGGCGCGCTTTTCCACCACGGTCCGTAGCGGCTGCACGCGCCAGCCCAGGGCCAGCGCCTGCTTCAACACCGCTTGCTCGACCGTGCGCGCATCGCCCTGGCTGGCGCTCGCCACGAAGGCCAGCACGCCCGCAGGCCCGCCCAGCAGCGAGCGGTCGAACACGAACTGCGCCGGCCCGTCGGACAAAGCCAGCATCGGCAGCGGCAGGCGCGGCCCGCCGCCGGCGTACACCGTGGCGATCGGCTCGTGCGCGAGGGCGCCGGCCGCCGTCAGCCAGTCGGCCGGCGCGCCGCAGCCGGCGACCAGGCGAGCGGCCTCCCACGCCGGGCAGGCCAGCAGCACGGCATCGAATGCCTCGCCATCGACCTGCCAGGCGCCGGCTTGCGGCTGCAGGGACTGCACGCGCGCGCCCAGGCGCAGGTCGGCGCCCTGCGCCGCCAGCCAGCGGGCCGCGGCGTCCGGAAACACCTGGCCCAGGTCGCCGCGCGGAATCAGCAGGCTGGAAGCGCCCCAGCCCTCCTGGCGGGGGCCGAACAGGCCGTCGCGCAGCACGCGCAGGAACACGGCGGCGCTGGCGCGGGCGGCGGTCAGGTTGAGTGCCGCCACGCACAGCGGCTCGACCAGGTCGCGCAGCACGTTGGGGCTCAGGCCCAGGCACAGGCGCTCGACGGTCCAGTGGTCCGGGCACTCGAAGCCGCGCAGGCGCCAGCGGGCCGCGTGCGCGAGCAGCGAGAGCTTGTCGGCGACCGACCAGCCGCGCGCGCGCAGGATGCCCCACAAGGCGTCGAACGGTGCGGGCCAGTCCGGCAGCTTCAAACCGTTGCCGTCCGGCCGCAGGAGCGTCAGCGGCAGGCTTTGCAGCACCTGCGCCGGCTGCACGCCCACCTGCCGCATCAGCGCCAGGCAGTCGCGGTAGGCACCGATCAGGATGTGCTGGCCGTTGTCCAGCGTCGCGCTGCCGCCGCCCGGCAGCTCCACCGGCAGGCTGCGGGCGCGCCCGCCCCATTGGCGGGTGGCCTCGAGCAGCGTGACGGCATGGCCGGCGCGGGTGGCGGCCACGGCGGCGGCCAGGCCCGCCCATCCGCCGCCGACGATGGCCAGCCGGATCGAGGGGGCGCTCACATCCGGCCCAGCGCCTGCACCTTCCAGGCCAGCCAGAGCTTGCGGATCGGCGTCAGGCTGGTGCGCTGGTGCAGGACGCGGAAGCCGTCGGCCTCGATCTCGCGCAGCAGGGTGCGGTAGATGCTGGCCATCATCAGGCCCGGCTTCTGGCTGCGGCGGTCCGCCGCGGGCAACAGCGCCAGCGCCTCGTCGTACAGCCGGTTCGCGCGCTCGGCCTGGAAGCGCATCAGCGCGGTGAAGCGGTCCGAGTACTGGCGCTTGCTGATCTCGTGCGCCTTGACCTCGAACTGCTGCAGCTCGTTCACCGGCAGGTAGATCCGGCCGCGCAGCGCGTCCTCGCCGACGTCGCGGATGATGTTGGTGAGCTGGAAGGCCAGTCCCAGCCGGTGGGCGTAGGCAGTGGTGGCGGGGTCCTGCTGGCCGAAGATGCGCGCCGCCACCTCGCCGACGACGCCGGCCACCAGGTGGCAGTAGCGCTCCAGCGCCGGGAAGTCCAGGTAGCGGGTCTGCTGCAGGTCCATGCGGCAGCCTTCGATCACGGCCTGCAGGTGGTGCTGCTCGATGCCGAACTCCGCGGCCAGCGGCATCAGCGCGCGCAGTGCCGGGTGTTGCGGATTGCCGGCGAAGGCGCGCGCCACTTCGTCCTGCCACCAGGCCAGCTTGGCCTGGGCCACGCTGGGGTCGTGCACGTCGTCGACGACGTCGTCCACTTCGCGGCAGAAGGCATAGAAGGCGGTGATCGCCGCGCGGCGCGGCCGGGGCAGGAACAGGAAGGCGTAGTAGAAGCTGCTGCCCGATGCTGCCGCCTTCTCCTGGACGTATTGATCGGGGGTCATGCGCCGATTGTCACATCCGCACCATGCGCGCCGCGATCAGCGGCAGGTCGAGCGGGCGCAGCTTGGGGCGGTGGAGGAAGGTGTCGAAGCCCAGGGCTTCGATCCGGTCGAGGATCCGCAGGCCGCCCTGCACGACGCCGCGCAGCTCCCAGCCGGCGCGGCCGGGCACCCGGTGCACCAGCGGCGCGCCCTCCAGCATCAGGCCGCGGGCCCACGCGCATTCGTCGCGCACCAGGGCCTGCCTGTGCCCCGGGTCCGAGTCGGCCGGCGCCAGCGGATCGACGCCGTGCGCCCGGCAGTCGTCTTCGGGGAGGTAGCGGCGGCCGCGTGCGAGGTCCTGGCCGATGTCCTGCCAGAAGTTGATCAGCTGCAGCGCCGTGCAGATCGCATCGGACCGGGCCAGCGAAGCCGCGTCCTCGACCTGGTACAGGTGCAACATCAGGCGGCCGACCGGGTTGGCGGAGCGGCGGCAGTAGTCCAGCAATTCGGCCCGATCGCGATAGCCGGCGCCGTCGCGGGTCCGGGCCACGTCCTGCTCGAAGGCGCTGAGCAGATCCTGGAGCAAGGGCAGGGGAAGCCGCCAGTCGCGGAGGGCACCGGCCAGGGGGCCGAAGACCTGCGGCCAGCGCGCGGAGGGACCGCCGGCAGTCGCCGCCGCCGCCAGGTCGGCCCGGTACTCGGCCAGGGCGGCCAGCCGCTGGGCTGGGCTGGCGCTGCCCTCGTCCGCCAGGTCGTCTGCGGTGCGGGCGAACCAGTAGATCGCGGCCACCACCGGCCGCAGCCGCGGCGGGCACAGCCAGGAGGCGACGGGGAAGTTCTCGTAGTGGTCGACGGACCTTGCGGATGGGTTGGCGGTCACGGGCCGAGATTCTCGCCTTGACAGCGCCCGGGGCTCGCCATTAGATTACTAACCGGTCAGTCAGTAACCTTTCCCGTTCCTTCTTTCCCCCCATGAATCAGCCTTCCGCATTCCCCTGGCGGCTCGCTTCGCTGGTCCTGGCCACCGCGCTGGCGGCCTGCTCCAAGCCGCAACCCGCGCCCGAACCGGTGCGATCGGTCAAGGTCCTGACGGTGGGCACCAGCGCCCTCGCGTCGTCGCACGAGTACGCCGGCGAGGTGCGGCCGCGAGTGGAGTCGCGCCTGGGCTTCCGCGTGGCCGGCAAGATCGTCCAGCGCCACGCGGAACTGGGCCAGCGCGTGCGGTCCGGCCAGGTGCTGGCGCAGCTGGACGCCCAGGATTACCGGCTGGCCGCCGATGCGGCGCGCGCCCAGGTGGCCGCGGCCGCCACCCAGCGCGACCTGGCCGCCGCCGACTTCAAGCGCTTCGCCGCGCTGAAGGACCAGAACTTCATCAGCGGCGCCGAGCTGCAGCGGCGCGAGGCGTCGCTCAAGGCGGCCCAGGCGCAACTGGACCAGGCCCAGGCGCAACTCGCCGGGCAGGCCAACCAGGCGGGCTACACCCGCCTGTCGGCCGACGCCGACGGCGTCATCACCGGCATCGAGGCCGAACCGGGCCAGGTGGTCAATGCCGGCTCGCCGGTGGTGCGCATCGCCCGCGACGGCCCGCGCGACGTGGTGTTCTCGGTGCCCGAGGACAAGGTGGCCCGCACCCGGCCCGGCTCGCCGGTGGCGGTGCGGCTGTGGGCCGGCGGCGAGGTGGTGCAGGGCGAGGTGCGCGAAGTGGCGGCCAGCGCCGACCCGGTCACGCGCACCTACTCCGTCAAGGTGTCGCTGCCCGCCGGGGCCCAGCCGCCGCTTGGATCGACCGCCTACGTGTCGCCGCAGGCGCCGGGCACGGCCGGCACCCCCGTGATCAAGCTGCCCACCAGCGCGCTGCGCCAGGAGGGGCAGGGCAGCGCCGTCTGGGTGCTGGACCGCGCCAGCATGACGGTGCGCTCGCAGCCGGTGCAGATCGCCACGGCGGACGGCAACGAGGCCGTGATCGCGGGCGGCCTGCAGCCCGGCATGCTGGTCGTTTCGGCCGGCGTGCACGTGCTGGCGCCGGGGCAGAAGGTGCGCATCTACGAGGAGCGCACCGCCACGGCGGGAGCGGCCCGGCCGGCGCCGGCGCAACCGGCGGTCGCGGCGACCGCCGCCGTGCAGCCGGTGGCTGCGCGATGAGGGCGCCCATGGACGGCGAAGGCGGCGAGCGGCCGCGCTTCAACCTGTCGAAGTGGGCGCTGGAGCATCCGGCGCTGACGCGCTACCTGATGGTGGCCCTGCTGGTGCTGGGCTTCGCCGCCTACTTCCAGCTCGGGCAGGACGAGGACCCGCCCTTCACCTTCCGCGCCATGGTGGTGCGCACCTACTGGCCGGGCGCCACCGCGCAGCAGGTGGCCGAGCAGGTCACCGACAAGATCGAGCGCACGCTGCAGGAGGTGCCGTATGCCGACATCATCCGCAGCTACTCCAAGCCGGGCGAGTCGCAGATCATCTTCCAGATCAAGGACTCGTCCCGCCCGTCCGAGGTCGCCCAGGTCTGGTACACGGTGCGCAAGAAGGTCGGCGACATGCGCTTGACCCTGCCGCAGGGCGTCCAGGGGCCGTTCTTCAACGACGAGTTCGGCGACGTCTATGGCGTGATCTATGCGCTGCAGGCCGAACCGGGCTTCAGCTACGCCGAGCTCAAGACCTTCGCCGACGAGGTGCGCCAGCAGCTGCTGCGGGTGCCCGACGTCGCCAAGGTGGAACTGTTCGGCGTGCAGGACGAGAAGCTCTACGTCGAGGTCTCGCAGAAGCGCCTGGCCCAGCTCGGGCTGGACCTGAACCAGGTGCTGCAGCAGCTGGGCCAGCAAAACGCGGTGGAATCGGCCGGCGCGGTGCAGACGCCGCTGGACGTGGTGCAGGTGCGCGTGGGCGGCCAGTTCCAGGCGGTGGAGCAGCTGGCGGCCATGCCGATCCGCGGCAGCTCGGGCAATCAGCTGCGGCTGGGCGACATCGCCGAGATCCGGCGCGCCTACGTCGATCCGCCGGTGATCAAGGTGCGCCACGACGGCCACGAGGTGATCGCCCTGGGCGTGTCGATGGCCAAGGGCGGCGACATCATCCGGCTGGGCGACGCGCTGCGCGCGGCCTTCCACCGCATCGAGGATGGCCTGCCGGCCGGCATCCGGCTGGTGCAGGTACAGGACCAGCCGAGGGCGGTGGCGAGCTCGGTCAACGAGTTCGTCAAGGTGCTGGTCGAGGCGGTGGTGATCGTGCTGGCCGTCAGCTTCGTCAGCCTGGGCCTGCACAAGCGGCCGGACGCGCCGGCGCTGCCGATGTGGAAGCGCTGGTACGTGGACATGCGCCCCGGCCTGGTGGTGGGCATCACCATCCCGCTGGTGCTGGCGGTGACCTTCCTGGCGATGCAGTACTGGGGCATCGGCCTGCACAAGATCTCGCTGGGCTCGCTGATCATCGCGCTCGGCTTGCTGGTGGACGACGCCATCATTGCGGTCGAGATGATGGTGCGCAAGATGGAGGAGGGCTACGACAAGGTCCGCGCCGCCACCTTCGCCTACGAGGTCACGGCCATGCCGATGCTGACCGGCACGCTGATCACAGCCGCCGGCTTCCTGCCGATCGGTCTGGCCAGATCGACCGTCGGCGAATACACGTTCGCGATCTTCGCGGTGACCGCCATTGCCCTGGTGCTGAGCTGGCTGGTGTCGGTGTACTTCGTGCCCTACCTGGGCACGCTGCTGCTCAAGGCCAAGCCGGTGTCGGCCGAGCACCACGAGCACTTCGACACGCCGTTCTACCGGACTTTCCGGCGCACGGTGGACTGGTGCGTGGAGCACCGCTGGACCACCATCGTCGCGACGCTGGCGGTGTTCGCGCTCGGCATCGCCGGCATGGGCAAGGTGCAGCAGCAGTTCTTTCCCGACTCCAGCCGGCCGGAGGTGCTGGTGGCGCTGTGGTCGCCCGAGGGCACCTCGTTCACGGCCAACGAGGACGTGGCCCGGCGGGTCGAGGCGCGCCTGCTGCGCGAGCCGGGCGTCACCGGCGTCAGCGCCTGGATCGGCTCGGGCGTGCCGCGCTTCTACCTGCCGCTGGACCAGGTGTTCCCGCAGACCAACGTGTCGCAGCTGATCGTGATGCCGCAGGACCTGCGCACGCGCGAGGCCCTGCGGGTGCGGCTGCCGGCGCTGCTGGCCGAGGAGTTCCCCGAGGTGCGCGGCCGCGTGACCCTGTTGCCCAACGGACCGCCGGTGCCCTACCCGGTGATGTTCCGGGTGGTCGGGCCCGACCCGGCGCAGCTGCGCGCGCATGCCGACGAAGTCAAGGTCCTGATGCGGGCCAGCCCCAACATGCGCGGCGTCAACGACAACTGGAACGAGCCGGTCAAGGTGCTGCGGCTGGAGG
The sequence above is a segment of the Ramlibacter tataouinensis genome. Coding sequences within it:
- a CDS encoding efflux RND transporter permease subunit, encoding MDGEGGERPRFNLSKWALEHPALTRYLMVALLVLGFAAYFQLGQDEDPPFTFRAMVVRTYWPGATAQQVAEQVTDKIERTLQEVPYADIIRSYSKPGESQIIFQIKDSSRPSEVAQVWYTVRKKVGDMRLTLPQGVQGPFFNDEFGDVYGVIYALQAEPGFSYAELKTFADEVRQQLLRVPDVAKVELFGVQDEKLYVEVSQKRLAQLGLDLNQVLQQLGQQNAVESAGAVQTPLDVVQVRVGGQFQAVEQLAAMPIRGSSGNQLRLGDIAEIRRAYVDPPVIKVRHDGHEVIALGVSMAKGGDIIRLGDALRAAFHRIEDGLPAGIRLVQVQDQPRAVASSVNEFVKVLVEAVVIVLAVSFVSLGLHKRPDAPALPMWKRWYVDMRPGLVVGITIPLVLAVTFLAMQYWGIGLHKISLGSLIIALGLLVDDAIIAVEMMVRKMEEGYDKVRAATFAYEVTAMPMLTGTLITAAGFLPIGLARSTVGEYTFAIFAVTAIALVLSWLVSVYFVPYLGTLLLKAKPVSAEHHEHFDTPFYRTFRRTVDWCVEHRWTTIVATLAVFALGIAGMGKVQQQFFPDSSRPEVLVALWSPEGTSFTANEDVARRVEARLLREPGVTGVSAWIGSGVPRFYLPLDQVFPQTNVSQLIVMPQDLRTREALRVRLPALLAEEFPEVRGRVTLLPNGPPVPYPVMFRVVGPDPAQLRAHADEVKVLMRASPNMRGVNDNWNEPVKVLRLEVDQAKARALGVTSQSIAQAARTILAGTPVGQYREGDKLIDIVLRQPLDERDAITDLGNAYLPTASGKAIPLVQIARPVFTWEPGVMWRENRSYAITVQGDVVEGLQGATVTDELLPKLRELEAKWTPGYHIQVAGAVEESAKGSSSIAVGVPVMLFITFTLLMLQLQSFSRALLVFLTGPLGIAGVAAALLLLDRPFGFVALLGVIALMGMIQRNSVILVDQIEQDCARGVPTWNAIVESAVRRLRPIVLTAAAAVLAMIPLSRSVFWGPMAVAIMGGLIVATVLTLLALPAMYAAWFRVRRPDAATAEQAPAKPLPA
- the hpnE gene encoding hydroxysqualene dehydroxylase HpnE codes for the protein MRLAIVGGGWAGLAAAVAATRAGHAVTLLEATRQWGGRARSLPVELPGGGSATLDNGQHILIGAYRDCLALMRQVGVQPAQVLQSLPLTLLRPDGNGLKLPDWPAPFDALWGILRARGWSVADKLSLLAHAARWRLRGFECPDHWTVERLCLGLSPNVLRDLVEPLCVAALNLTAARASAAVFLRVLRDGLFGPRQEGWGASSLLIPRGDLGQVFPDAAARWLAAQGADLRLGARVQSLQPQAGAWQVDGEAFDAVLLACPAWEAARLVAGCGAPADWLTAAGALAHEPIATVYAGGGPRLPLPMLALSDGPAQFVFDRSLLGGPAGVLAFVASASQGDARTVEQAVLKQALALGWRVQPLRTVVEKRATFACVPALRRPPIAIAPGLLACGDYVQGPYPATLEGAVRSALEAVAQLTPEAGR
- the hpnC gene encoding squalene synthase HpnC — its product is MTANPSARSVDHYENFPVASWLCPPRLRPVVAAIYWFARTADDLADEGSASPAQRLAALAEYRADLAAAATAGGPSARWPQVFGPLAGALRDWRLPLPLLQDLLSAFEQDVARTRDGAGYRDRAELLDYCRRSANPVGRLMLHLYQVEDAASLARSDAICTALQLINFWQDIGQDLARGRRYLPEDDCRAHGVDPLAPADSDPGHRQALVRDECAWARGLMLEGAPLVHRVPGRAGWELRGVVQGGLRILDRIEALGFDTFLHRPKLRPLDLPLIAARMVRM
- a CDS encoding efflux RND transporter periplasmic adaptor subunit; translation: MNQPSAFPWRLASLVLATALAACSKPQPAPEPVRSVKVLTVGTSALASSHEYAGEVRPRVESRLGFRVAGKIVQRHAELGQRVRSGQVLAQLDAQDYRLAADAARAQVAAAATQRDLAAADFKRFAALKDQNFISGAELQRREASLKAAQAQLDQAQAQLAGQANQAGYTRLSADADGVITGIEAEPGQVVNAGSPVVRIARDGPRDVVFSVPEDKVARTRPGSPVAVRLWAGGEVVQGEVREVAASADPVTRTYSVKVSLPAGAQPPLGSTAYVSPQAPGTAGTPVIKLPTSALRQEGQGSAVWVLDRASMTVRSQPVQIATADGNEAVIAGGLQPGMLVVSAGVHVLAPGQKVRIYEERTATAGAARPAPAQPAVAATAAVQPVAAR
- the hpnD gene encoding presqualene diphosphate synthase HpnD, with the protein product MTPDQYVQEKAAASGSSFYYAFLFLPRPRRAAITAFYAFCREVDDVVDDVHDPSVAQAKLAWWQDEVARAFAGNPQHPALRALMPLAAEFGIEQHHLQAVIEGCRMDLQQTRYLDFPALERYCHLVAGVVGEVAARIFGQQDPATTAYAHRLGLAFQLTNIIRDVGEDALRGRIYLPVNELQQFEVKAHEISKRQYSDRFTALMRFQAERANRLYDEALALLPAADRRSQKPGLMMASIYRTLLREIEADGFRVLHQRTSLTPIRKLWLAWKVQALGRM